Proteins encoded together in one Telopea speciosissima isolate NSW1024214 ecotype Mountain lineage chromosome 4, Tspe_v1, whole genome shotgun sequence window:
- the LOC122658512 gene encoding HMG1/2-like protein translates to MKGTRSKPDTRKADNKLSVKRKAGASDGASKKPTKKDKSAKDPNKPKRPASAFFVFMEEFRKTFKEKHPNNKSVSVVGKAGGDKWKSLSDAEKAPYVAKAEKRKVEYNKSMQAYNKKQAEGANAADDDEESSDKSKSEVNDDDDEDESGEEDEDDE, encoded by the exons ATGAAAGGAACAAGATCGAAGCCCGATACCAGGAAAGCTGACAACAA GCTCTCTGTGAAGAGGAAAGCTGGCGCTAGTGACGGAGCTAgcaaaaaaccaaccaagaaggATAAGTCAGCGAAGGATCCTAACAAGCCGAAAAGGCCTGCAAGTGCCTTTTTTGTGTTCAT GGAAGAGTTCAGGAAAACGTTCAAGGAGAAACACCCTAACAACAAATCTGTCTCTGTT gttGGCAAAGCCGGTGGCGATAAGTGGAAGTCTTTGTCAGATGCT GAAAAAGCTCCTTATGTTGCCAAAGCCGAGAAAAGGAAGGTCGAATATAACAAGAGCATGCAAGCCTACAATAAGAAACAG GCTGAAGGAGCAAATGCAGCTGATGACGATGAGGAATCGTCTGATAAATCCAAGTCTGAAGTGAATGACGACGATGACGAGGATGAGAGTGGAGAG GAAGACGAGGATGATGAGTAG
- the LOC122658511 gene encoding heterogeneous nuclear ribonucleoprotein H-like, whose amino-acid sequence MYGSREAMLGSGGVLDGYEVGSKRQRMMESNPYLTVSSAAGSIQPYSYNGGFHPTFPVVRLRGLPFNCTDVDIFKFFAGLDIVDVLLVNKSGHFSGEAFVIFAGLMQAEVALQRDHFNMGHRYVEVFRCKKQDYYNAVAAEVNYEGFNDNGYRGSPPPPRAKKSVDKDQLEYTEILKLRGLPFSATKAQILDFFGEFGLTENRIHIACRSDGKATGEAYVEFASAVEAKKAMCKDKMTIGSRYIELFPSTADDARRAR is encoded by the exons ATGTACGGATCCAGAGA GGCAATGTTGGGAAGCGGGGGGGTTTTGGACGGGTACGAGGTCGGCTCAAAGAGGCAGAGAATGATGGAATCAAATCCCTACTTGACAGTGAGCAGTGCTGCTGGAAGCATCCAGCCTTACAGCTACAATGGCGGGTTCCACCCAACCTTCCCTGTGGTTCGTCTCAGAGGTCTCCCTTTCAACTGTACCGACGTTGACATCTTCAAGTTTTTTGCGGGGTTAGATATTGTGGACGTGCTGCTGGTGAACAAGAGTGGACATTTCTCTGGAGAGGCATTCGTCATCTTTGCAGGCCTCATGCAAGCCGAGGTTGCGCTCCAGAGGGATCACTTTAACATGGGACACCGATATGTGGAAGTCTTTAGGTGCAAGAAGCAAGACTACTACAATGCTGTAGCTGCGGAGGTAAACTATGAAGGCTTTAATGATAATGGTTACCGTGGCAGCCCACCTCCCCCTCGAGCAAAGAAGTCTGTTGACAAGGACCAGTTGGAGTACACTGAAATCCTTAAGCTTAGAGGCCTCCCCTTCTCTGCGACCAAGGCTCAGATCCTGGACTTCTTTGGTGAGTTTGGGCTGACAGAAAACAGGATACATATTGCGTGCAGGTCGGATGGTAAAGCAACCGGTGAGGCATATGTGGAGTTTGCTTCAGCTGTAGAGGCTAAGAAAGCAATGTGCAAGGACAAGATGACAATTGGATCACGGTATATTGAGCTGTTCCCTTCAACTGCCGACGATGCCAGGCGAGCTAGATAG